In Marinobacter sp. M3C, the genomic stretch AATCGAATGAGTCGCGTTGTTGTTCACAATCAGACTGTGTATTTGGCTGGCCAGGTCGGCAACGCCACTGATGACGTCGCTGATCAAACTCGTGAAGCACTTGCCCGAGTTGATGCATTATTAAAGAGCGTTGGTTCCAGCCGTGAAGATTTATTGCAGGTGGTCATCTGGCTGTCTGATAT encodes the following:
- a CDS encoding RidA family protein translates to MEIQRFETGNRMSRVVVHNQTVYLAGQVGNATDDVADQTREALARVDALLKSVGSSREDLLQVVIWLSDMADFEAMNSVWDAWVPAGHAPARACGEARLARPELKVELIVTAAAKS